One part of the Bacillus sp. FJAT-45350 genome encodes these proteins:
- a CDS encoding helix-turn-helix transcriptional regulator: protein MKVEIRSNIGWIIKKAGYEQKEIATLMGVTPQYISAFSTGKKYPRVEQMAKLVLILRRRIKDITLEDLYSYEEVEEE from the coding sequence ATGAAAGTGGAGATAAGAAGTAATATTGGTTGGATTATTAAAAAGGCGGGGTATGAACAAAAAGAAATTGCAACACTAATGGGAGTTACACCACAATATATAAGCGCTTTTTCAACAGGAAAGAAATACCCACGAGTGGAGCAGATGGCGAAGTTAGTCTTGATACTCAGGAGACGGATAAAAGATATAACTTTGGAGGACCTGTATTCTTATGAAGAGGTTGAAGAAGAGTAA
- a CDS encoding replication-relaxation family protein, which yields MTDVWNGQLIRLKQVQILIFLYYVRGATNDQIRRYLYSHCTSKRATQLANTSKFISGLKKMGFINSASCHPYNKGEMNYLTAKAIEYLLESEKIMVSAPESNDSQLGFDIDGVHGTFEYSMLKPPLQFIEHHIMTVDFYLKYVRNTSFRHNLYCVRSYKYVDIEGNYSKNGKLKPDGEILNNTGSLIALEVDTGSERYKDLVKKFENYKRYFDYCVENDIKVPYIAILFYTKRFEDNLPLEEDKRYQTILKAAVEGLKYYCHEVVIMLKFKDSYLKNLMQEKKELLNNLGISIPSKTNPIEEKMQRKQEEEKRKEEERRREEERIKKAAEKRKIEEERKRQLEIKKEKERQMHLQAERQRLLEEEEKKKKGLFGKFFG from the coding sequence ATGACTGACGTTTGGAATGGTCAATTAATTAGATTAAAGCAAGTTCAAATATTAATATTTTTGTATTATGTAAGAGGAGCAACTAACGACCAGATTCGTAGATACCTATACTCACACTGCACATCTAAAAGAGCCACTCAACTAGCTAATACCTCTAAATTTATTAGTGGATTAAAAAAGATGGGTTTTATTAATTCGGCATCTTGCCACCCCTATAACAAAGGTGAGATGAATTATTTAACGGCAAAGGCAATTGAATATTTGTTGGAGTCTGAAAAGATTATGGTAAGTGCTCCTGAATCTAATGATTCTCAGTTAGGATTCGATATAGATGGAGTACACGGTACTTTCGAATACAGCATGTTAAAACCACCACTTCAATTTATTGAACATCATATTATGACTGTAGACTTTTATTTGAAATACGTTCGTAATACGAGCTTTAGACATAACCTTTATTGTGTGAGGAGTTATAAATATGTAGATATAGAAGGTAATTATTCGAAGAATGGTAAGTTAAAGCCTGATGGAGAAATTTTGAATAACACCGGTTCTCTAATTGCTCTTGAAGTTGATACTGGTTCCGAGCGTTATAAAGACTTAGTAAAAAAATTTGAAAACTATAAAAGGTATTTTGATTACTGCGTTGAGAACGATATTAAAGTACCTTACATTGCTATTTTGTTCTATACAAAACGATTTGAAGATAATTTACCATTAGAAGAGGATAAACGTTATCAAACCATTTTAAAAGCTGCTGTTGAAGGATTAAAATACTACTGCCATGAGGTAGTTATAATGCTTAAATTCAAGGATAGTTATTTAAAGAATTTAATGCAGGAGAAAAAAGAATTGCTAAATAATCTAGGGATCTCCATTCCTTCAAAAACTAATCCTATTGAAGAAAAAATGCAACGGAAACAAGAAGAGGAAAAACGAAAGGAAGAAGAACGTCGTAGAGAAGAGGAGCGAATAAAGAAGGCTGCTGAAAAGAGGAAGATAGAAGAGGAACGTAAGCGTCAATTAGAAATCAAGAAAGAGAAAGAACGACAAATGCACCTTCAAGCAGAGAGACAACGTTTATTGGAGGAGGAAGAGAAAAAGAAAAAAGGACTTTTCGGTAAATTTTTCGGATAA
- a CDS encoding Panacea domain-containing protein has translation MASMEELYNHIIDIANKNNLTVTNLQIQKVMFFSLGMHIRLNNGVDDLAERTYNIPFEKWRYGPVVESIYYQLNYFKDKPIKLDGTYSHEYSEWDNIIVQLLNINVFELVRLSHKFPSWANYEDDINNRRFVESYTIDEIAEDFMQ, from the coding sequence ATGGCAAGTATGGAGGAACTATATAATCATATTATTGATATTGCAAATAAAAACAATCTTACTGTAACTAATTTACAAATACAAAAGGTAATGTTTTTTTCATTAGGTATGCATATTAGACTTAATAATGGAGTAGACGACCTAGCAGAAAGGACATATAATATACCTTTTGAAAAATGGCGATATGGACCTGTTGTTGAATCAATTTATTATCAACTAAACTACTTTAAGGACAAACCAATTAAACTAGATGGAACATACAGTCATGAATATAGTGAATGGGATAATATTATTGTGCAATTATTAAATATTAATGTCTTTGAATTGGTAAGGCTTTCTCATAAGTTTCCTTCATGGGCTAACTATGAGGATGACATTAACAACCGAAGGTTTGTTGAAAGTTACACTATCGATGAGATTGCAGAGGATTTTATGCAATGA
- a CDS encoding N-acetylmuramoyl-L-alanine amidase has protein sequence MVKICLDAGHGGNDSGAIGHGLQEKEVALDIIKRIDEKLKKYEGVQTLLTRSSDIFVELAERAAIANRWGADYFLSAHLNAFNGQANGYEDFSHTSASAQSISHQNVMHAEITKQVPEFNNRGKKSANFAVLRLTRMPAILTENGFIDNARDATLLKRSDFLDRIAQGHVEGIIKIYGLKRKVVTSMNQPGPFPDVPKGHWAEKAIEHVKKEGIMRGKADGTFAPNEPMTRAQMAQVIYNMKQ, from the coding sequence ATGGTTAAAATTTGTTTAGATGCTGGACATGGTGGTAATGATTCAGGTGCTATAGGTCATGGGTTACAAGAGAAAGAAGTTGCATTAGATATTATTAAACGAATTGACGAAAAATTAAAGAAGTATGAAGGTGTACAGACACTTCTTACTCGTTCTTCAGATATATTTGTTGAATTAGCTGAAAGAGCAGCAATAGCTAATCGCTGGGGAGCTGATTATTTTCTATCAGCCCATTTAAATGCTTTCAATGGTCAAGCCAATGGATATGAAGATTTCAGTCACACCAGTGCTTCGGCTCAATCTATCTCTCATCAAAATGTTATGCATGCCGAGATTACTAAGCAAGTGCCAGAGTTTAATAATCGTGGAAAAAAGTCTGCTAATTTTGCAGTATTAAGATTAACTCGTATGCCAGCAATCCTAACTGAAAATGGTTTTATAGATAATGCTAGGGACGCAACACTGCTAAAACGTTCTGACTTTTTGGATAGAATCGCACAAGGTCATGTGGAAGGTATTATTAAAATCTATGGATTAAAAAGAAAGGTGGTAACTTCTATGAATCAACCAGGACCGTTCCCAGACGTGCCAAAAGGACATTGGGCTGAAAAGGCAATTGAACACGTGAAGAAGGAAGGAATAATGCGAGGTAAGGCAGACGGTACTTTTGCACCAAATGAACCAATGACAAGAGCTCAAATGGCTCAAGTTATATATAACATGAAGCAATAA
- a CDS encoding phage holin family protein yields the protein MPKSTALNSIQSYWFASIGGIVVPMFHFLYGEGEARFIVAFLIAFLLIMDWIAGVSASDKDGSYASEYGIKGVGRSLFILMVPVVGNLIDRLLGTPGIFFGVFSFGLLIHIGRSAVANSVRSGWASWLPIGIFEMVLEWAENEIKHKTARALKRKQERDELLYEKGEE from the coding sequence TTGCCGAAAAGCACTGCACTTAATAGTATTCAAAGTTATTGGTTCGCCTCAATCGGAGGTATTGTAGTACCTATGTTTCATTTCCTTTACGGTGAAGGGGAGGCGAGGTTCATCGTTGCATTTTTGATTGCGTTTTTGCTCATCATGGATTGGATTGCTGGCGTTAGTGCAAGTGATAAAGATGGTTCATACGCAAGCGAATATGGAATAAAAGGTGTGGGACGGTCGCTTTTTATATTGATGGTCCCAGTTGTAGGGAATTTGATTGATAGATTACTAGGTACACCGGGAATATTCTTCGGTGTATTTTCGTTTGGCTTATTAATCCACATTGGGAGAAGTGCTGTAGCAAATTCTGTACGTTCAGGTTGGGCAAGTTGGTTGCCTATAGGTATATTTGAAATGGTTCTAGAGTGGGCTGAAAATGAGATAAAGCATAAAACTGCGAGAGCTTTAAAACGTAAACAAGAAAGAGATGAATTATTATATGAAAAGGGTGAGGAGTAA
- the xerA gene encoding site-specific tyrosine recombinase/integron integrase: MNTQSANEMLISEVTGYISELVPINVEEVKSRLSQVVAKYHVTKPQVDEVHPDLTEKISIFLASKKLEGAAESTLDGYGRDLRIFADKVKKRTDEISAADIRGHLAEFHHLKMTSISKKLSVLKSFFGWLTAEEFLQRDPTAKLKPPKKEKRIPKALSVEELEMLREACMTVRQRAFVEVLYATGCRLSEVSALNIEDINFQSMSFKVFGKGSKEREVFLSFKALHHLKKYLNSRTDDIPALFITLRKPFRRLSNRAIQREISIIAEQSEVKKKVSPHVLRHTFATLMLNNGADIVGVQHLLGHSDPSTTQGYAVLSDEKKREQHKKYLVL; the protein is encoded by the coding sequence ATGAATACGCAAAGCGCTAATGAAATGTTGATTTCGGAAGTGACTGGCTACATATCGGAGCTGGTACCAATTAACGTCGAAGAGGTAAAAAGTCGATTATCACAGGTTGTAGCTAAATACCATGTGACCAAACCTCAAGTCGATGAAGTACATCCTGATTTAACCGAGAAAATATCAATTTTTCTTGCTTCTAAAAAATTAGAAGGGGCAGCCGAATCGACACTAGACGGCTATGGAAGAGACTTACGTATCTTTGCTGATAAAGTCAAAAAGCGAACTGACGAGATATCAGCAGCAGACATCAGAGGACATTTAGCGGAGTTCCATCACCTAAAAATGACCTCAATCTCTAAGAAACTATCAGTCCTAAAATCATTTTTCGGATGGTTAACGGCAGAAGAATTTTTACAACGAGACCCTACAGCGAAGCTAAAGCCTCCCAAAAAAGAAAAAAGAATTCCGAAAGCATTAAGTGTTGAAGAACTTGAAATGTTGCGTGAGGCTTGCATGACTGTCCGTCAGAGGGCGTTTGTTGAAGTCCTATACGCTACAGGTTGCCGTTTATCCGAAGTATCTGCACTGAATATTGAGGATATTAACTTTCAATCAATGAGTTTTAAGGTTTTTGGAAAAGGTAGCAAGGAACGTGAAGTATTTCTATCTTTTAAAGCGCTTCATCATCTTAAAAAATACTTAAATAGTAGAACTGATGATATTCCAGCTCTATTTATTACATTAAGAAAGCCCTTTAGGCGATTGTCTAATCGGGCAATACAACGTGAAATCAGTATTATCGCTGAGCAATCAGAAGTTAAAAAGAAAGTAAGCCCGCACGTTCTGAGACATACATTTGCAACCCTTATGCTTAATAATGGTGCAGATATCGTAGGAGTGCAACATTTACTAGGTCACAGCGATCCTTCTACAACTCAGGGGTATGCTGTACTATCAGATGAAAAGAAACGTGAGCAACACAAAAAATACTTAGTTCTATAG
- a CDS encoding peptidase G2 autoproteolytic cleavage domain-containing protein — MSQFEPKLDWKGEDPVTEQDMNRWEQGIADAHKKVTTHKEDEVQPTSTNTIRNKHVSDSDIYKTQGMVSHASDTTKITTPNSRVITASQDSRATAPRSQTAASLDCEVTGNQSMSTSSWESNATALNSHVTASRQTVNSEQYSIAGGYSLSGSRLTSNRKWHLFSITGNIQHSGTISSGHSFTDFAELFPNLTGEEQEYGLLQTIDGYGVRPANEGEQVIGVTSAIAGVILGDTPFSWDKRWERDEWGAFVYETVPDTDYELKEGETEKDRPLIEVPKENPNWNPELEQTSRKDRPDEWTVVGLLGQVYVRLAENVEVGDYVKAWSNGVGQKAIEPTNICVMKITQEYDSEKGYKIGFCLLK, encoded by the coding sequence GTGAGTCAATTTGAGCCCAAATTAGATTGGAAAGGTGAAGACCCTGTTACGGAGCAAGATATGAACAGGTGGGAACAAGGTATAGCAGATGCTCATAAAAAAGTTACTACGCATAAGGAAGATGAAGTGCAACCAACATCAACAAACACCATTAGAAATAAACATGTATCAGATAGCGATATTTACAAGACACAAGGAATGGTGTCACATGCGTCAGATACAACAAAGATTACTACACCAAACTCAAGGGTAATTACAGCTAGTCAAGATAGCAGAGCCACAGCACCAAGAAGCCAAACGGCTGCGTCATTAGATTGTGAAGTTACAGGAAACCAATCTATGTCCACATCATCATGGGAATCTAACGCAACTGCTCTAAATTCACATGTTACTGCAAGTAGACAAACTGTAAACAGTGAGCAATATTCGATAGCAGGTGGATATAGTCTAAGTGGCAGTAGACTAACATCAAACAGAAAGTGGCACTTATTTAGCATTACTGGAAATATTCAGCATAGTGGAACTATTTCGAGTGGTCACTCTTTCACTGACTTTGCGGAGCTATTTCCTAACTTGACAGGTGAAGAACAGGAATACGGGTTATTACAAACTATAGATGGATACGGTGTAAGACCTGCAAATGAAGGGGAGCAAGTAATTGGTGTCACATCAGCAATCGCAGGTGTTATTTTAGGTGATACACCTTTTTCATGGGATAAGCGTTGGGAACGTGATGAATGGGGCGCTTTTGTTTATGAAACTGTTCCAGATACAGATTATGAATTAAAAGAAGGTGAAACCGAAAAGGATAGACCTCTAATTGAAGTGCCAAAAGAAAATCCCAATTGGAATCCTGAATTAGAGCAAACATCTCGAAAAGATAGACCTGATGAGTGGACAGTAGTAGGACTCTTAGGGCAGGTCTATGTAAGACTTGCAGAGAATGTTGAGGTAGGTGATTATGTAAAAGCCTGGTCAAACGGTGTTGGTCAAAAGGCAATAGAACCAACAAATATTTGTGTAATGAAAATTACTCAGGAATATGACAGTGAAAAAGGTTACAAAATCGGATTTTGTTTATTAAAGTAA
- a CDS encoding putative phage tail protein, producing MSKAKEDLFSLISPFHRNKLMEMVFAGTGKKLDVLEVVFEDIFNQLNVETATWGLPLWEEEYDLKPSPGDIYATRRRRILVAKSTHGLNPHQLKGIFNRFLSKKTASLKRDTKEKILYAILPLGHILSLEQLIKEAKDVIPSTNELRVVPSTSSMIMVSDRVVLTRKKYVTVDEFYVGMPVLKSSRDVVL from the coding sequence GTGAGTAAAGCAAAAGAAGACCTCTTTTCTCTCATCTCTCCTTTTCACAGAAATAAGTTAATGGAAATGGTCTTTGCGGGGACAGGTAAGAAGTTAGACGTACTAGAAGTGGTTTTTGAGGATATCTTTAATCAATTGAATGTTGAGACGGCAACTTGGGGATTACCATTGTGGGAGGAAGAGTACGATTTAAAGCCATCTCCTGGCGATATCTATGCCACTCGTAGAAGGAGAATCCTTGTAGCCAAAAGTACTCATGGTTTAAATCCACATCAATTAAAAGGTATATTTAATAGATTTCTTTCAAAGAAAACCGCAAGCTTAAAACGTGATACAAAAGAAAAAATTCTATATGCAATTTTACCCTTAGGTCACATTTTATCGTTAGAACAGCTGATAAAAGAAGCTAAAGATGTCATTCCCTCTACAAATGAACTAAGAGTGGTTCCTTCCACTTCGTCAATGATTATGGTTAGTGATCGAGTAGTCCTAACGCGAAAAAAATATGTAACTGTAGATGAATTTTATGTAGGAATGCCAGTGCTTAAATCAAGTAGGGATGTGGTACTATGA